In the Paenibacillus pabuli genome, one interval contains:
- the purU gene encoding formyltetrahydrofolate deformylase, with translation MEIHAKQVRPDSKNRADRARMLISCPDGPGIVAAVSHFLHQHGANIVQSDQYTMDPSGGMFFMRIEFDLPELTASLAKLEADFAEVAERFKMEWSLSAVSRKKKLAIFVSKEDHCLVELLWQWQAGDLDADIALVVSNHLDMKEYVESFGIPYHHIPVTADTKKEAEQRQLDVIGNDIDVIILARYMQIISPMFIEHYRNRIINIHHSFLPAFVGGKPYAQAYNRGVKIIGATAHYVTEELDGGPIIEQDVQRVSHGDDVTELKRIGRTIERVVLARAVKWHVEDRILVHENKTVVF, from the coding sequence ATGGAGATTCATGCAAAACAAGTACGTCCTGATTCCAAAAACCGCGCCGATCGGGCGCGGATGCTTATTTCCTGTCCAGACGGACCAGGAATCGTAGCTGCCGTATCGCACTTCCTGCACCAGCATGGTGCAAACATCGTTCAGTCGGACCAATACACCATGGACCCGTCTGGCGGCATGTTTTTCATGCGTATTGAATTCGACCTGCCGGAACTGACAGCGAGTCTGGCCAAATTGGAAGCTGATTTTGCTGAAGTGGCGGAACGCTTCAAGATGGAGTGGTCTCTCTCTGCGGTTAGCCGCAAGAAGAAACTGGCCATTTTTGTATCCAAGGAAGATCATTGTCTTGTTGAATTGCTGTGGCAATGGCAAGCTGGAGACCTTGATGCTGACATCGCTCTCGTGGTAAGCAATCACCTGGATATGAAGGAATACGTGGAATCATTCGGCATTCCTTATCATCATATTCCGGTAACGGCTGACACGAAGAAAGAAGCAGAGCAGCGCCAGCTGGACGTCATCGGTAACGATATTGATGTGATTATTCTTGCACGTTATATGCAGATTATCTCTCCGATGTTCATCGAGCATTACCGCAACCGGATTATTAATATCCATCATTCCTTCCTTCCGGCATTTGTCGGTGGTAAACCGTATGCTCAGGCGTACAACCGTGGTGTTAAGATTATCGGAGCAACAGCACATTATGTGACCGAAGAACTGGACGGCGGGCCGATTATCGAGCAGGACGTTCAGCGCGTAAGCCATGGAGATGACGTGACTGAATTGAAACGGATTGGACGTACCATTGAGCGCGTTGTACTTGCACGTGCGGTAAAATGGCATGTGGAAGACCGGATTCTGGTTCACGAAAATAAAACGGTTGTATTTTAG
- the tkt gene encoding transketolase translates to MTDKNEAIQKDENNTIDNLSITTVRTLAIDAIEKAKSGHPGMPMGSAPMGYQLFAKTMTHNPDHPTWVNRDRFVLSAGHGSMLLYSLLHLSGYDLPMEELKQFRQWGSKTPGHPEFGHTAGVDATTGPLGQGIAMAVGMAMAEAQLGATYNKDKFNVIDHYTYAICGDGDLMEGVSHEAASLAGRLHLGKLIMLFDSNDITLDGELNLSSSESIAKRFEAYGWQVLRVEDGNDLPAIEKAIQEGQADTLRPTLIEVKTVIGYGSPNKQGKGGHGGTHGSPLGADEAKLTKEFYKWVYEEDFHVPAEVRDHFAQVKNRGISANKAWDEKFAEYKKAFPELAAQFETAINGDLPEGWDRDLPKYAATDKALSTRVASGNALNGLAHNVPHLTGGSADLESSTMTHLNNIANFAPEDYSGRNIYFGIREFGMAGAMNGMALHSGVKVFGGTFFVFTDYLRPAVRLASLMGLPVTYVLTHDSIAVGEDGPTHEPIEQLASLRIIPNLTVIRPADGNETSAAWAYALENKNNPVALVLTRQNLPILEGTVEGSRENVKRGAYVVSDAKDGKPVAQIIATGSEVQLAVKAQAALAEQGIQVRVISMPSWDLFEKQDKAYKESVLLPDVKARLAIEMAYPMGWEKYVGDQGDILGISTFGASAPGDRVIEEYGFTVDNVVSRVKALL, encoded by the coding sequence ATGACTGACAAGAACGAAGCGATTCAAAAGGACGAAAACAACACAATCGACAACCTGTCGATTACGACTGTACGTACTCTGGCAATTGATGCAATCGAGAAAGCAAAATCTGGACACCCGGGAATGCCTATGGGCTCCGCTCCAATGGGATACCAACTTTTTGCAAAAACGATGACACATAACCCGGACCACCCAACTTGGGTTAACCGGGACCGTTTTGTGCTGTCTGCAGGACATGGTTCCATGTTGCTGTACAGCTTGCTGCACCTGAGCGGCTACGATCTTCCTATGGAAGAATTGAAACAATTCCGCCAATGGGGAAGCAAAACTCCGGGTCACCCGGAATTCGGACATACTGCAGGTGTTGACGCTACGACTGGACCACTGGGTCAAGGGATTGCAATGGCTGTAGGTATGGCTATGGCTGAAGCACAACTGGGCGCAACTTACAACAAAGATAAATTCAACGTAATCGACCACTATACTTATGCAATCTGTGGTGACGGTGACCTCATGGAAGGCGTATCCCACGAAGCAGCTTCCCTTGCTGGACGTCTGCACCTGGGCAAACTGATCATGTTGTTCGACTCCAACGACATCACGCTTGATGGTGAGTTGAACCTGTCTTCTTCCGAAAGCATCGCAAAACGCTTCGAAGCTTATGGCTGGCAAGTGCTGCGCGTAGAAGATGGTAACGATCTGCCTGCAATCGAAAAAGCAATTCAGGAAGGACAAGCAGATACACTGCGTCCTACACTGATCGAAGTGAAAACCGTTATCGGTTATGGTAGCCCGAACAAACAAGGTAAAGGCGGCCACGGCGGTACTCACGGTTCCCCACTGGGTGCTGACGAAGCCAAATTGACCAAAGAATTTTACAAATGGGTTTACGAGGAAGATTTCCACGTACCAGCTGAAGTTCGCGATCACTTTGCTCAAGTCAAAAATCGTGGTATCTCCGCAAACAAAGCTTGGGACGAGAAATTCGCTGAGTACAAAAAAGCATTCCCTGAGCTGGCAGCTCAGTTCGAAACAGCAATCAACGGTGACCTTCCAGAAGGTTGGGACCGCGATCTGCCTAAATATGCTGCAACAGACAAAGCTCTTTCCACTCGTGTTGCTTCCGGTAATGCACTGAATGGTTTGGCGCACAACGTGCCTCATCTGACTGGTGGATCTGCTGACTTGGAAAGCTCCACAATGACACACCTGAACAACATTGCAAACTTTGCTCCAGAAGATTACTCTGGCCGCAACATCTACTTCGGTATCCGTGAATTCGGTATGGCTGGAGCAATGAACGGTATGGCACTGCACAGCGGTGTGAAAGTATTCGGTGGTACATTCTTCGTGTTCACTGACTACCTGCGTCCGGCTGTTCGTCTGGCTTCCCTGATGGGTCTGCCTGTGACATACGTCCTGACTCACGACAGTATCGCTGTTGGTGAAGATGGTCCTACGCACGAGCCAATTGAGCAACTCGCATCCCTGCGTATCATTCCTAACCTGACAGTTATTCGTCCGGCTGATGGTAATGAGACATCTGCTGCATGGGCTTATGCGCTTGAGAACAAGAACAACCCGGTAGCACTCGTACTCACACGTCAAAACTTGCCGATCTTGGAAGGAACAGTAGAAGGATCCCGTGAGAACGTTAAACGCGGTGCTTATGTTGTTTCGGATGCAAAAGACGGCAAACCAGTAGCACAAATCATCGCTACAGGTTCCGAAGTGCAATTGGCTGTCAAAGCTCAAGCTGCACTGGCTGAACAAGGTATCCAAGTTCGTGTAATCAGCATGCCGAGCTGGGATCTGTTCGAGAAACAGGACAAAGCGTACAAAGAATCCGTCCTGCTTCCGGATGTTAAGGCTCGTCTTGCGATTGAAATGGCTTATCCAATGGGCTGGGAGAAATATGTTGGCGATCAAGGCGACATTCTCGGAATCAGCACATTCGGTGCTTCCGCGCCTGGCGACCGTGTTATCGAAGAGTATGGCTTCACAGTCGATAACGTGGTTAGCCGCGTAAAAGCGTTGCTGTAA
- a CDS encoding TadE/TadG family type IV pilus assembly protein produces the protein MEKQELQQKEGVRWLLRLSWLRKLEKLKSLQKQTCSSKKEQGSIVLEASLVLPVFLFFVMFLVYIVQMTLISTALQSTAGEAVKQLSAKIYPVSLVFTPSDSAGGGEKGSGWKIPELSLTEWAEEYAPSLPEPLSNWVRAAAASGEQPLQEIKTSVIETVLDPAVKPLLQPFIDPVLLDTERLHVNGISVPDLKNKTNPYFRLELSYELPIKVPFLGKPLRIQAAAAERVWIGDTGEGSSPGEGDGNASGSVTVLSKPEPAYIGNNATIKVQVEPGATANLTIFYKSGESTAKHIGWATADENGVIEWNWFVGTRTTEGTWTFVVETADGSKTTTEFNVASRK, from the coding sequence ATGGAGAAGCAGGAGCTACAACAAAAAGAAGGTGTGCGATGGCTGCTTCGATTATCATGGTTGCGCAAACTGGAAAAATTGAAATCTCTGCAGAAGCAGACATGCTCTTCAAAAAAGGAACAAGGCAGCATCGTATTGGAAGCTTCGCTCGTTCTGCCTGTGTTTCTGTTCTTTGTCATGTTCCTTGTCTACATCGTACAAATGACACTGATCTCGACAGCTCTGCAAAGTACAGCGGGTGAAGCTGTAAAGCAGCTCTCCGCCAAGATCTATCCAGTCTCTCTTGTCTTCACTCCCTCTGATTCGGCTGGGGGTGGAGAGAAGGGAAGCGGCTGGAAAATACCAGAGCTGTCTCTGACGGAATGGGCTGAAGAGTATGCCCCATCACTGCCGGAACCGCTAAGCAATTGGGTGCGTGCGGCTGCAGCCAGTGGGGAGCAGCCTTTGCAGGAGATTAAGACATCCGTTATCGAGACTGTACTGGATCCAGCTGTAAAACCTTTGCTTCAACCTTTTATAGATCCGGTATTGCTGGATACCGAGCGATTACATGTGAACGGGATATCTGTGCCGGATCTCAAAAACAAAACCAATCCGTATTTCAGGCTGGAGCTAAGTTATGAACTGCCGATTAAAGTGCCTTTCCTGGGCAAACCATTACGAATCCAGGCTGCTGCCGCTGAACGCGTATGGATCGGAGACACGGGAGAAGGTTCAAGCCCTGGTGAGGGTGATGGGAATGCTTCAGGTTCAGTAACTGTGTTATCCAAGCCGGAGCCTGCCTACATAGGCAATAATGCGACAATCAAGGTTCAGGTGGAGCCTGGGGCCACTGCAAACCTAACGATATTTTACAAGTCGGGAGAAAGCACAGCTAAACATATTGGCTGGGCGACTGCCGATGAGAACGGCGTAATTGAGTGGAACTGGTTTGTAGGTACTCGTACGACGGAAGGGACCTGGACATTTGTAGTGGAAACAGCTGATGGCAGCAAGACAACAACCGAGTTTAATGTAGCATCGAGAAAATAG
- a CDS encoding TadE/TadG family type IV pilus assembly protein — protein sequence MNSLSKRFKREDGSFTIEASLVFPVVLFVLVLILFFSMYMYQKTFLNQHAYAASERAAYSWDNSHKQAMTGEVAAGEHDNLYWRLTDDRLLGALFGWAGADHQISVPLPASEGGSLTEQKLSQAVQGMPSGMRGTIEYQNSLVQRKVTTELEQVISLPLPSFLFDSGNRVLTQGSSAVVEPAEFIRTVDLVRYYAAKFKGNGSGATGTAAEAGQVLQHFGKTKK from the coding sequence ATGAATTCTTTGAGTAAACGATTCAAAAGGGAAGATGGAAGCTTCACGATCGAGGCTTCCTTGGTCTTCCCGGTGGTGCTGTTTGTTCTCGTGTTAATTCTGTTTTTCTCCATGTATATGTATCAAAAAACCTTTTTAAACCAGCATGCATATGCAGCATCGGAACGAGCCGCCTACAGTTGGGATAACAGTCACAAGCAGGCCATGACAGGTGAGGTAGCGGCAGGCGAACATGACAATCTCTACTGGAGATTAACGGATGACCGATTGCTCGGCGCTCTGTTTGGCTGGGCTGGCGCGGATCATCAGATCAGTGTTCCATTGCCCGCAAGTGAAGGCGGGAGCCTGACTGAGCAGAAGTTGTCCCAAGCCGTTCAAGGCATGCCGAGTGGCATGCGCGGAACGATCGAATATCAAAATTCTTTGGTACAGCGAAAAGTGACAACTGAGCTGGAGCAGGTTATTTCCTTGCCGCTACCTTCTTTTTTGTTTGATTCGGGTAACCGGGTTCTGACGCAAGGTTCATCAGCCGTTGTCGAGCCGGCGGAATTTATCCGAACGGTGGATCTGGTCCGTTATTATGCTGCCAAATTTAAAGGGAACGGCAGCGGGGCAACCGGAACAGCAGCTGAAGCAGGACAGGTCCTGCAGCATTTTGGCAAAACCAAAAAGTAG
- a CDS encoding DUF6382 domain-containing protein, protein MYGLTKDFIRNGGAFMVLEKAEGLRMDELSRVQTGMMFSNDIPRLLPLHIREMDRNVTLQYDISGYKMLSQILKAGQIKLRVLYGLLFQLADTFTECRQYMLESRKLMLQEDSIFVKGSLEQGELGMVYVPIQDSVAADPTPGQFRELVIRLMAHVQELQGEGIQRVLQLCDHERWDIGQLRELLLELYADEQAGPGSSTFLSSRGSESRESGTVNERSVYVEYEPELSKLPRLHRQNDHSKPDQDKMQAEKYSNFRQQPDARLEQEGAKSNRFSPNFLSTRPSREVSSPFADRTDQAVSNSNETTFDENMEMEQKAGTSKVTYIILICMVGIALVWRFAYMEQPGQTPMIISIVLSVALLAVAGWAWISKGKFGISKAAGLKKIDQASLLKLGNKRTKNEEEAEELYQESWRWNASEPKIDNDPSVQGYASTTLNSRFQRLHTEPESEPTPMIQHFDHTTAPTSELTRNEHGTEATVNLQSMTGEAVTGAGPVTPSFYLERRSKASDRNERMDVQGASFVIGRSAEMVQWVDSTTGVSRAHVELSRNKSGYVIKDLGSVNGTLLQGKPLAPYKEYPLEDGDTFTLAESVYTYRSVG, encoded by the coding sequence ATGTATGGATTAACAAAAGATTTTATACGGAACGGCGGAGCATTTATGGTTTTGGAAAAAGCCGAAGGATTACGGATGGACGAATTAAGCCGTGTACAGACGGGGATGATGTTCTCCAATGATATTCCACGTTTGCTGCCTCTCCACATTCGTGAGATGGATCGGAATGTTACTCTTCAATATGATATTTCCGGGTACAAAATGTTATCCCAGATTTTAAAGGCAGGCCAAATCAAACTGCGTGTGCTGTACGGTCTGTTGTTCCAACTCGCAGACACCTTCACGGAATGCCGACAATATATGCTCGAATCCCGTAAGCTAATGCTGCAGGAAGATAGTATATTTGTAAAAGGTTCACTGGAGCAAGGGGAGCTGGGTATGGTTTATGTACCGATTCAGGATTCGGTGGCTGCAGATCCGACTCCGGGGCAATTCCGTGAACTGGTCATCCGGCTGATGGCTCATGTGCAGGAATTGCAGGGTGAAGGCATTCAGCGGGTTCTGCAGCTATGTGATCACGAACGGTGGGATATCGGACAACTGCGGGAATTATTATTGGAACTCTACGCGGATGAACAAGCGGGACCCGGTAGCTCTACATTCTTGTCCTCACGTGGCAGCGAATCAAGAGAGAGTGGGACAGTGAACGAACGTTCTGTTTATGTTGAATATGAACCTGAGCTTTCGAAATTGCCACGGTTACATAGACAAAATGACCACTCGAAGCCTGACCAAGACAAAATGCAGGCTGAAAAGTATTCCAATTTTCGTCAACAGCCGGATGCAAGGTTAGAGCAGGAAGGGGCGAAAAGTAACAGGTTCAGTCCAAACTTCCTGAGCACACGTCCCTCTAGAGAAGTTTCATCCCCTTTTGCAGACAGGACTGATCAAGCAGTAAGCAATTCTAACGAAACTACGTTTGATGAGAACATGGAAATGGAACAAAAGGCTGGAACATCGAAAGTGACGTACATTATTCTTATTTGCATGGTTGGTATAGCTCTGGTATGGAGATTCGCTTACATGGAGCAGCCCGGGCAGACACCTATGATAATATCCATCGTTCTAAGTGTCGCCTTATTAGCGGTTGCTGGCTGGGCTTGGATTAGCAAGGGGAAATTCGGCATATCCAAAGCGGCAGGGCTCAAAAAGATTGATCAAGCTTCTTTGCTGAAATTAGGTAATAAAAGAACTAAAAACGAAGAGGAAGCAGAGGAGTTATATCAGGAGAGCTGGCGCTGGAACGCTTCAGAGCCGAAGATTGACAATGACCCATCTGTACAGGGTTATGCGAGTACAACCCTGAATTCGCGATTTCAACGTTTACATACCGAACCCGAATCAGAACCAACACCCATGATCCAACATTTCGATCATACCACTGCACCAACGTCTGAGCTGACTCGGAATGAGCATGGAACGGAGGCAACAGTAAATCTGCAAAGTATGACTGGGGAAGCGGTAACGGGCGCAGGTCCTGTAACACCATCCTTTTATCTGGAACGTCGATCAAAGGCAAGTGACCGAAATGAGCGGATGGATGTACAAGGAGCTTCTTTTGTCATAGGCAGATCGGCAGAGATGGTTCAGTGGGTGGATTCGACAACCGGTGTGTCCCGTGCTCATGTGGAATTGAGCCGGAACAAATCGGGCTATGTCATTAAGGATCTGGGTTCTGTGAATGGAACCCTTCTGCAGGGCAAGCCTCTTGCACCTTATAAGGAGTATCCACTGGAAGACGGGGACACGTTCACTCTGGCAGAGTCCGTCTACACCTACCGTTCAGTCGGATAA
- a CDS encoding A24 family peptidase, whose amino-acid sequence MGVEWFIIACGLYVVAAFVTDVRSMKIPNLLTLPVTALGVLAHGIWDGWEGLLFSAAGFAGCFGILFLMYAIGAVGAGDVKLFGGIGAWTGIAFGIHVVVYSVLYAGAIGLIILLFRRDSAKRIRNMAGGLAGFFMLGSLKLVSKEKTLKFPFMLAVLPGFISAYVYMIS is encoded by the coding sequence ATGGGGGTGGAATGGTTCATTATAGCCTGTGGCTTATATGTGGTGGCTGCCTTTGTAACCGATGTACGATCCATGAAAATTCCGAATCTGCTGACCTTGCCCGTGACCGCTTTGGGTGTGCTGGCCCATGGAATCTGGGATGGATGGGAAGGGTTGTTGTTCTCTGCTGCCGGGTTCGCAGGATGTTTTGGCATTTTGTTTTTGATGTACGCTATTGGAGCAGTAGGAGCTGGCGATGTAAAACTGTTTGGCGGGATTGGGGCGTGGACAGGCATCGCTTTTGGGATTCACGTAGTCGTGTATTCTGTTCTGTATGCCGGGGCAATCGGCCTAATTATTCTGTTGTTCCGCAGGGATTCAGCCAAACGGATTCGTAACATGGCCGGTGGGCTTGCAGGCTTTTTCATGCTGGGTTCGCTTAAACTGGTCAGCAAGGAGAAAACGTTGAAGTTCCCGTTCATGCTGGCTGTATTGCCAGGTTTTATTAGTGCCTATGTTTATATGATTTCATAA
- a CDS encoding DUF2621 domain-containing protein, producing MIFGSYAMTLVSSSPSNWFMNTIAFWTFLLLGSMCIGGFFMMRKFLKVLPKADGKSKLDWQNYWVETSRHLWTDEAKAFLDQLVEPVPGPFRDIAKHSIAAEIGKIAVENKATEVSRDHCIKGYIIATPKRDNKFLVKFLEKNQIDYSPYKHLMNK from the coding sequence ATGATTTTCGGCTCCTACGCGATGACGTTAGTCAGCAGTTCCCCCAGCAACTGGTTTATGAACACGATCGCATTCTGGACTTTTCTTTTGCTAGGCAGCATGTGTATTGGTGGATTTTTTATGATGCGCAAGTTTTTGAAAGTGCTCCCAAAAGCGGACGGCAAATCCAAACTGGACTGGCAAAATTACTGGGTCGAAACAAGCCGCCACCTGTGGACGGATGAAGCCAAGGCTTTTCTGGATCAACTCGTAGAGCCCGTGCCCGGTCCGTTTCGCGATATCGCCAAACATTCCATTGCAGCAGAGATTGGCAAGATCGCTGTTGAGAACAAGGCAACCGAGGTGTCCCGAGATCACTGCATCAAAGGATACATTATAGCCACACCGAAGCGTGATAATAAGTTTCTGGTCAAATTTTTGGAGAAAAACCAAATTGACTACTCGCCTTATAAACATCTGATGAATAAATAA
- a CDS encoding TIGR01777 family oxidoreductase, which yields MNIAICGGTGFVGSALVDYWLQAGHQVQIITRKLPDLHDPGERLTYISWEQLEERPHLLEGLDALVNLAGETLNQRWTTKAKLEIVESRVTTVSKVARLLDKLEHKPEVVVQASAMAIYGTSPTETFDENSPQKSMNFPSRVAEQWEIAADAILDVRLVKIRVSLVLGHKRGAFPLMKLPYMLGVGGKIGSGKQWTTWIHILDIVRLIDFTIHNKEISGPVNASAPNPVTNDEFGRIVGKVYHRPHWFPVPGFLIKAVVGELSVVLLQGQRVIPQKALDHGFKFTFPTLTDALEDLKHRGLSD from the coding sequence ATGAACATTGCTATATGTGGAGGAACAGGATTTGTGGGAAGTGCACTTGTGGATTACTGGCTGCAAGCAGGACATCAGGTTCAGATAATCACGCGCAAACTGCCTGATCTTCATGATCCCGGAGAACGCCTTACATATATATCTTGGGAACAGCTTGAGGAAAGGCCTCATTTGCTTGAAGGATTGGATGCTCTGGTTAACCTTGCCGGGGAAACACTGAATCAGCGCTGGACGACCAAGGCCAAGCTGGAAATTGTGGAATCCAGGGTAACGACTGTATCCAAGGTAGCCCGGCTGCTGGATAAACTTGAACATAAACCGGAAGTTGTTGTACAGGCGTCCGCCATGGCTATTTACGGAACCTCCCCTACGGAGACATTTGATGAAAATTCCCCGCAAAAATCAATGAACTTTCCGTCTCGAGTTGCCGAACAATGGGAGATCGCTGCAGATGCTATCCTAGATGTGAGACTGGTCAAAATTCGTGTCAGCCTCGTACTTGGTCATAAAAGAGGAGCCTTTCCGTTAATGAAGCTGCCATATATGCTTGGTGTAGGCGGCAAAATCGGCAGTGGCAAACAGTGGACCACCTGGATACACATCTTGGATATTGTAAGGCTTATTGATTTTACGATACATAATAAGGAAATCTCGGGCCCGGTGAACGCATCCGCTCCGAATCCCGTGACCAATGACGAGTTTGGACGTATAGTTGGCAAAGTCTATCATCGCCCGCATTGGTTCCCGGTCCCCGGTTTCCTGATTAAAGCAGTGGTCGGAGAACTCTCTGTTGTATTGCTTCAGGGGCAGCGTGTCATTCCGCAGAAGGCGCTGGATCACGGGTTCAAATTCACCTTTCCAACCTTAACCGATGCCCTGGAAGACTTGAAACATCGCGGATTATCCGACTGA
- a CDS encoding deoxyribonuclease IV: MLKIGSHVSFSDKGLLSATKEASSYGSSSFMIYTGAPQNTRRKPIESMYIEEGKLAMQEGGMEDIVVHAPYIINLGSYKENTYELAVSFLQEEIRRTHAIGVKNIVLHPGAFTDKDAHYGIGRIAEGLNEVLDGVKETDVKIALETMAGKGTEMGRSFEEIAQIMEKVTHNERLAVCMDTCHIHDAGYDIVNDLDGVLEQFDRTVGLDRITVMHINDSKNTVGARKDRHTPIGSGWIGFEAINRIVHHDALQGRPFILETPWIGKEAKTQRPMYEVEIALLRGDVSGRFGPEFLTEVEQLQHFFKGKEIDSRSYILDVWTLLKNDAKAKKADPREPLERLYDLVAEAALFPHLNEEQLNHRLIAWLAGKELLVTA, encoded by the coding sequence ATGCTGAAAATCGGCTCCCATGTGTCCTTTTCGGACAAGGGATTATTGAGTGCAACGAAGGAAGCGTCCTCGTACGGTTCCAGTTCGTTTATGATATATACGGGTGCACCGCAGAATACGCGCCGCAAGCCTATTGAGTCCATGTATATCGAGGAAGGCAAGCTTGCCATGCAAGAAGGCGGAATGGAAGATATTGTTGTCCATGCGCCATACATTATTAACCTTGGTTCCTACAAAGAAAACACGTATGAACTGGCTGTAAGCTTCCTTCAGGAAGAAATTCGCCGTACGCATGCCATTGGTGTCAAAAATATCGTGCTGCACCCCGGCGCTTTTACGGACAAGGATGCTCATTATGGCATTGGACGGATCGCCGAAGGTTTGAATGAAGTGCTCGATGGTGTCAAAGAGACCGATGTTAAAATTGCCCTTGAAACGATGGCTGGCAAAGGGACCGAAATGGGCCGCAGCTTCGAAGAGATCGCACAGATCATGGAGAAGGTTACGCACAACGAACGTCTCGCCGTATGTATGGATACATGCCATATTCATGATGCAGGCTACGATATCGTGAATGATCTGGACGGTGTGCTTGAGCAGTTTGATCGTACAGTAGGGCTTGACCGCATTACCGTAATGCATATTAATGATAGTAAGAATACTGTTGGTGCGCGTAAGGACCGTCATACACCTATTGGTTCCGGCTGGATTGGTTTTGAAGCGATTAACCGTATCGTTCATCATGATGCGCTTCAAGGACGTCCATTTATTCTGGAGACACCTTGGATCGGTAAGGAAGCCAAGACACAACGCCCAATGTATGAAGTGGAAATTGCATTGCTTCGCGGAGATGTGAGTGGCCGATTTGGTCCGGAATTCCTGACAGAGGTGGAGCAGCTGCAGCACTTCTTCAAAGGAAAAGAAATTGACTCCCGTTCCTATATTCTTGACGTTTGGACGCTGCTCAAGAACGATGCGAAAGCCAAAAAGGCAGATCCGCGTGAACCGCTGGAGCGGTTGTATGATCTGGTAGCGGAAGCCGCGTTGTTCCCGCACTTGAACGAAGAGCAACTGAATCATCGCTTGATTGCCTGGCTTGCAGGTAAAGAACTGCTTGTCACGGCTTAA
- a CDS encoding Flp1 family type IVb pilin, whose translation MRELMKSKASTFWNEEDGLGTLELILIIGVIIIIALIFKDQIKTLVTRLLGQVSKKSDEFFE comes from the coding sequence ATGCGGGAATTAATGAAAAGCAAAGCAAGTACATTTTGGAACGAAGAGGACGGGCTTGGAACGCTGGAGCTGATTCTGATTATTGGCGTTATCATTATTATTGCGTTGATTTTCAAAGATCAAATTAAAACCTTGGTGACTCGCTTGCTTGGTCAAGTTAGCAAGAAGAGCGATGAATTCTTTGAGTAA
- a CDS encoding type II secretion system F family protein yields MLLPVIFGGLLGAGWLVLDRTRGQTYRHLRKLHMEGLRLKKLHGPFLFLLDRYEVGRRLPVLMYRMQHAIQKMYGLQHSGEKTMLYSAEMLTYAWLMLLVGCLLSLVGDMGNGGLLGGLSLAVALPFALYKDLHTKVQRRDQDILMELPELLNRIVLLVGAGETVQRAIVHCVASQGERDHPLYNELRKTVGDWNNGYSFQQSFEQFSRRCGVQEVTIFTTTVLLNFRRGGGDFVLALRDLSHVLWEKRKAVSRAKGEQASSKLVFPMVLIFFTIVVMIGAPAFMMMNM; encoded by the coding sequence ATGCTGCTTCCCGTTATATTCGGAGGTTTGCTCGGAGCAGGGTGGCTGGTGCTGGACCGAACACGAGGACAGACCTACCGGCATCTGCGCAAACTTCATATGGAAGGATTGCGTCTGAAAAAACTGCATGGTCCCTTTCTGTTTTTACTGGACAGATACGAGGTAGGCCGCAGATTGCCCGTTCTGATGTACCGCATGCAGCATGCCATCCAGAAAATGTACGGCCTACAGCACAGCGGAGAGAAAACGATGCTCTATAGTGCAGAAATGCTGACGTATGCCTGGCTGATGCTGCTTGTGGGCTGTCTGTTATCACTCGTTGGTGATATGGGAAATGGAGGTCTGTTAGGCGGGCTTTCCCTGGCTGTTGCACTGCCTTTTGCACTCTATAAAGATCTTCATACCAAGGTACAGCGAAGAGACCAGGACATTCTTATGGAGCTGCCCGAGTTGTTAAACCGGATTGTGCTGCTTGTAGGGGCAGGAGAAACCGTGCAAAGGGCTATCGTTCACTGTGTTGCGAGTCAGGGGGAGCGTGACCATCCGCTCTACAACGAGCTGCGAAAGACGGTCGGCGATTGGAATAATGGGTATTCTTTTCAACAATCGTTTGAACAGTTCAGCCGCCGCTGTGGTGTGCAGGAAGTTACGATTTTTACAACGACAGTACTGCTGAATTTCCGGCGTGGGGGAGGTGACTTTGTACTCGCGCTGCGGGATCTCTCACATGTGTTGTGGGAGAAACGCAAGGCTGTCAGTCGGGCAAAGGGAGAACAGGCTTCTTCAAAGCTCGTGTTTCCGATGGTACTGATCTTTTTTACGATTGTGGTCATGATCGGAGCACCTGCTTTTATGATGATGAATATGTAG